The proteins below are encoded in one region of Rhododendron vialii isolate Sample 1 chromosome 7a, ASM3025357v1:
- the LOC131332767 gene encoding protein ASYMMETRIC LEAVES 2-like, giving the protein MSNTNTSTPINTNPTIPNTNTNTTRFISPGSSSSSASQACAACKYQRRRCAPDCPMAPHFPPTQPKNFGNVQKLFGVCNFLKLLRMVQPSQQHAAAKSMVVQANVRAIEPVGGCYQIIRELERQIEQCKAEFELVLGQLAIYRARAERARKMGNPSLAGGDSGFVDVDALCVYNPMHVQAVDYDGRFQGQDPLYMDLGCYDNVGVKIDMEASSSMAMVVNDPKQVYVDMKPLVGIYNEKQHAIAVDSKELIESRFAF; this is encoded by the coding sequence ATGAGCAACACAAATACAAGCACACCCATAAATACAAACCCCACCATTCCCAATACCAATACCAATACAACTAGGTTTATTAGTCCAGGGAGCAGTAGTTCTTCTGCATCACAAGCTTGTGCCGCATGCAAATACCAACGGAGAAGATGTGCACCGGACTGCCCTATGGCCCCACACTTCCCACCCACCCAACCGAAAAATTTCGGCAACGTCCAGAAGTTGTTTGGGGTTTGTAACTTCTTGAAGTTGCTCCGGATGGTGCAGCCTTCGCAGCAACATGCCGCAGCGAAATCGATGGTTGTTCAGGCCAACGTACGGGCCATTGAACCGGTGGGCGGGTGCTACCAGATCATTCGTGAACTCGAACGTCAGATCGAGCAGTGCAAAGCCGAGTTTGAACTAGTGCTTGGGCAGTTGGCCATATACCGTGCCCGGGCTGAAAGGGCACGTAAAATGGGAAACCCTAGTTTGGCGGGTGGAGATAGCGGGTTTGTTGATGTTGATGCTTTGTGTGTTTATAATCCTATGCATGTTCAAGCAGTTGATTATGATGGGAGATTTCAAGGCCAAGATCCCTTGTATATGGATCTTGGATGTTATGATAACGTTGGGGTTAAGATAGATATGGAAGCTTCTTCCTCGATGGCAATGGTGGTTAATGATCCTAAGCAAGTTTACGTCGATATGAAGCCACTCGTCGGAATATACAATGAAAAGCAGCACGCGATTGCAGTCGATTCGAAAGAATTAATCGAGTCAAGGTTTGcattttaa
- the LOC131333462 gene encoding zinc transporter 4, chloroplastic-like isoform X1: MSSIEDIWALLCSWGIGKKTRFFSDSFLQNLSLSMSTTSCHGSAHGSAGSAELEACRDESTAFLLKMVAIAAILTAGVAGVAIPLLGKNRRFLRTDSNTFFAAKAFAAGVILATGFVHMLPDATSALTDPCLPEYPWSKFPFSGFFTMMSALATLLVDFVGTQYYERKQEKQQRAGQLARVDSVDSVSSVESGVVEVKDSNGGMVFGEEEGGGMHIVGIHAHAAHHSHNHSHGKDACEGHMTQHSHGSHVHSHGFGDGEEEGGVRHVVVSQVLELGIVSHSIIIGLSLGVSQSPCTIRPLIAALSFHQFFEGFALGGCISQAQFGTFHATIMACFFAFTTPTGIAIGTSICSFYNPDSPLALIIEGTLDSISAGILVYMALVDLIAADFLSKRMRCNFRLQVASYFALFLGAGLMSSLAIWA, from the exons ATGTCATCCATTGAG gaTATCTGGGCGCTGCTGTGCTCTTGGGGAATTGGAAAAAAGACTCGGTTTTTCTCAG ACTCCTTTTTGCAGAATCTTTCCCTATCCATGTCCACCACTAGTTGTCATGGCAGTGCTCATGGCAGTGCCGGTAGCGCTGAGTTAGAAGCATGCCGTGATGAGTCCACCGCATTCCTCCTCAAAATGGTGGCAATTGCCGCCATCCTCACCGCCGGGGTTGCAGGCGTAGCCATTCCCTTATTAGGCAAGAATCGCCGCTTCCTGCGCACAGACTCCAACACCTTCTTCGCTGCCAAGGCCTTTGCTGCCGGCGTCATCCTTGCCACAGGCTTCGTCCACATGCTCCCGGATGCCACATCAGCATTAACAGACCCGTGTTTACCAGAATACCCCTGGTCAAAGTTCCCATTTTCAGGGTTTTTCACAATGATGTCCGCTTTGGCTACTTTGCTTGTGGATTTTGTGGGGACTCAGTACTATGAGAGGAAGCAGGAGAAGCAGCAGAGGGCTGGTCAACTCGCCCGGGTTGACTCGGTTGACTCGGTATCATCGGTTGAGTCAGGGGTTGTGGAGGTGAAGGATAGTAATGGGGGCATGGTGTTTGGGGAAGAGGAAGGCGGTGGAATGCACATTGTTGGGATACATGCGCATGCTGCTCACCATAGCCATAATCATTCCCATGGGAAGGACGCATGTGAGGGGCACATGACTCAGCACTCTCACGGATCACATGTGCATTCGCACGGGTTCGGCGATGGGGAAGAGGAGGGCGGTGTACGGCATGTTGTCGTTTCGCAG gtcCTTGAACTGGGGATTGTGTCACATTCTATTATCATCGGGCTTTCACTCGGAGTTTCGCAAAGCCCATGTACGATACGACCCCTAATTGCCGCACTATCCTTCCACCAGTTCTTCGAAGGATTTGCACTCGGAGGATGCATCTCGCAGGCCCAATTCGGGACCTTCCACGCCACAATAATGGCTTGCTTTTTTGCTTTCACAACCCCAACGGGAATCGCGATTGGAACCAGCATTTGTTCCTTTTACAACCCCGATAGCCCGTTAGCGCTAATCATTGAAGGCACGTTGGATTCTATATCTGCTGgaattttagtgtacatggcTTTAGTGGACTTAATTGCGGCTGATTTCTTGAGTAAGAGGATGAGATGCAATTTTAGGCTCCAAGTAGCTTCTTATTTTGCACTCTTTCTAGGGGCTGGATTGATGTCTTCACTTGCAATCTGGGCTTGA
- the LOC131333462 gene encoding zinc transporter 4, chloroplastic-like isoform X2 — protein sequence MSTTSCHGSAHGSAGSAELEACRDESTAFLLKMVAIAAILTAGVAGVAIPLLGKNRRFLRTDSNTFFAAKAFAAGVILATGFVHMLPDATSALTDPCLPEYPWSKFPFSGFFTMMSALATLLVDFVGTQYYERKQEKQQRAGQLARVDSVDSVSSVESGVVEVKDSNGGMVFGEEEGGGMHIVGIHAHAAHHSHNHSHGKDACEGHMTQHSHGSHVHSHGFGDGEEEGGVRHVVVSQVLELGIVSHSIIIGLSLGVSQSPCTIRPLIAALSFHQFFEGFALGGCISQAQFGTFHATIMACFFAFTTPTGIAIGTSICSFYNPDSPLALIIEGTLDSISAGILVYMALVDLIAADFLSKRMRCNFRLQVASYFALFLGAGLMSSLAIWA from the exons ATGTCCACCACTAGTTGTCATGGCAGTGCTCATGGCAGTGCCGGTAGCGCTGAGTTAGAAGCATGCCGTGATGAGTCCACCGCATTCCTCCTCAAAATGGTGGCAATTGCCGCCATCCTCACCGCCGGGGTTGCAGGCGTAGCCATTCCCTTATTAGGCAAGAATCGCCGCTTCCTGCGCACAGACTCCAACACCTTCTTCGCTGCCAAGGCCTTTGCTGCCGGCGTCATCCTTGCCACAGGCTTCGTCCACATGCTCCCGGATGCCACATCAGCATTAACAGACCCGTGTTTACCAGAATACCCCTGGTCAAAGTTCCCATTTTCAGGGTTTTTCACAATGATGTCCGCTTTGGCTACTTTGCTTGTGGATTTTGTGGGGACTCAGTACTATGAGAGGAAGCAGGAGAAGCAGCAGAGGGCTGGTCAACTCGCCCGGGTTGACTCGGTTGACTCGGTATCATCGGTTGAGTCAGGGGTTGTGGAGGTGAAGGATAGTAATGGGGGCATGGTGTTTGGGGAAGAGGAAGGCGGTGGAATGCACATTGTTGGGATACATGCGCATGCTGCTCACCATAGCCATAATCATTCCCATGGGAAGGACGCATGTGAGGGGCACATGACTCAGCACTCTCACGGATCACATGTGCATTCGCACGGGTTCGGCGATGGGGAAGAGGAGGGCGGTGTACGGCATGTTGTCGTTTCGCAG gtcCTTGAACTGGGGATTGTGTCACATTCTATTATCATCGGGCTTTCACTCGGAGTTTCGCAAAGCCCATGTACGATACGACCCCTAATTGCCGCACTATCCTTCCACCAGTTCTTCGAAGGATTTGCACTCGGAGGATGCATCTCGCAGGCCCAATTCGGGACCTTCCACGCCACAATAATGGCTTGCTTTTTTGCTTTCACAACCCCAACGGGAATCGCGATTGGAACCAGCATTTGTTCCTTTTACAACCCCGATAGCCCGTTAGCGCTAATCATTGAAGGCACGTTGGATTCTATATCTGCTGgaattttagtgtacatggcTTTAGTGGACTTAATTGCGGCTGATTTCTTGAGTAAGAGGATGAGATGCAATTTTAGGCTCCAAGTAGCTTCTTATTTTGCACTCTTTCTAGGGGCTGGATTGATGTCTTCACTTGCAATCTGGGCTTGA